The genome window GACGCTCAGCCTACCGCGATCATGCAGCATCAAGACAGTAAGCGCCGCCATCATCTTGGTCGTCGACCAGACATTTACGATGGTATCGCGCTCCCAGGGAAGAGTCTGGGCGACATTGCGATGCCCACCCCAGAGGTCGACCACCTTCTCACCCCGGTAGATGACAACGCAGGATGCACCCAGATCTCCCTCGGCAAAATTCTCGGCAAACGCCTCGCGCACCTTCGCAAAGTCGTCCCGACACTCCCCTCTGATCAGCGCCATGATCTGGCCCTAGCATGAGCAACCTACCCGGGAGAAATATCCGCCGCCGCGCCCTGACCGAGCGACGCGGAGTCGACCCGGCCCCTCGGTCTCCTATACCTGGGAGGACGAACCGGAGACTACGCGTGCACGCCAAAGTGGAATTGCCCATCATCGGCCGGGCCCGGACGCCCTGGCAACGACGCGACGACGCCCACCACCAGGCCGCCGGCGTCCTCGAGGTCGGAATCGAGCCACGACTGAAAAAGCCCTTTCGGCGGCCGACTGTCTAGAACGCACGTTGTTGCCTCCCGGACTCTATGGTCATTCCGGATCGAAAGGCTGGCACCGCGGCGTCACCCCCGCTTTGGCCAAAAGAGAAGATCGATGGTGGAGAAACTCGAGACCGACTACCTCGTGATCGGCAGCGGGGCCATGGGAATGGCCTTTACGGACGAGATGATCACCCGGAACCCCCGAGCGCACTTTTTCCTCGTCGATAAGCATGCCCGTGCCGGAGGCCATTGGAACGATGCGTACGGCCACGTCTCGTTGCACCAACCCGCTGACTTCTACGAAGTGAATTCCGAAATTCTCGGCCGAGGCGGGGCGGCACTGGCCTCCGGTACCGAGGTGATGGCGTACTACGAACGGGTTCTCGCCAAACTGGTGGCTAGTGAACGCCTCCAACATTTCCCGATGTGCGAGTCGCTGGGCGAAGGGCGCTTGCGCTCCCTGGTCCAGCCCGAACGCGAATACGAAGTCACGGTGCGCGAAAAGACGGTCGACGCCACATACATGAATGTGCAGGTTCCCTCGATTCGCCCTCCCCTATTCGCGGTGGCGCCTGAGATCGAGCTCGTTGCTCTCAAACTCCGATTTGCGCCGCGAGGCCCGCCCGGGAGCCCAACTCCTCACTCACGCAGTCGCTCCACGCACCTCAGAGCCTCTGCCTGGTAGACCTTTCCCCGCTCATTGAAGAAGTCCAGGACATGAAGAGAAGTCGGCACGAAGCTGAAGCCGATGTCCAGCCGAGGGTGCCACTGGAAGATGGAACCACCGAGACCCATCCATCCGTAGAACCCTTCCCTGCCGGCGTTGAACGCCCGATCGAGACCTTTGCCATTCCCGCTCGTTTCGCGGAACAGGTTCACACCGCCGCGAGTGAAGTTGGTCTGATTGAAACCCATGGAGGCTTCGATGGGAGCCCCGTGCATGGCCTCCCACGCTCCCTCGTTGAGAAATTCTCTTCCTTCCCATCTGCCACCCCCCGACATCATGGCGGCGATCTTGGCCAGCCCTCGCGCAGAGCAGTTGGCCGCGGCCGAAGGCGTTTCACCCATCGCAACGACGGTCTCGTTGAAGAAGGCGATCTCCTTCATCCCCCGGAAGGGCGCCGGAGCGCCTCGGGTCGTGGAATCGAACCGCGAGGGCAGGAATCGCATCACCCTCCCGAGCAGTGAGAAAATGTCGTGCTTGATGCCTCTCCCGAAGCTCTTGGGCTTCAGACTCTCGAGAAATTCAAACCCGAAGCCAAGAGGCGATACCTTCGAAATTCGGCCCAGCTCGGATGAATCGACCCCGATGATCACATCGGCGCCAAGCGGATCGCTGATTTCTTCCCGGAGAAACTCACCCATCGTTCGCCCACCAGGGTCTGCGCGTCGGAAGATCTCATTCAGAATCCAGCCACGGGTAACGGCGTGATATTCCCGTCGACTACCGCCGCCCGCGCGGAATCGGAGAGGCTGGCTGGCAATGACCTCGCCGACGGCATTCTGCTTGAGCCTTTCGGGAAGAAGATCTTCGGCGTCGAGGGACGTGGTGAGGGCGGCCAATCCCCCTTCGTGGCGCAAGACTTCGGCAACAGAAATGTCCCCTTTTCCATTTGCACCAAATTCCGGCCAATGCGCGACGACCTTGTCCTCGTAGTCGAGAAGTCCTCTTCCCACGAGCGAAGCCATCGCAATGGCTTCGAGGCTCTTCCCACTGCTGAAGACGTTGACGATGGAGTCCGGCGTAAATCGCCCGTCACTCCAAACCGACGCCCAGAGATCGACGACTCGCTCGCCTCGGTAATAGATGCAGAGCTGGGTGTTCTCCTCGGCCAGTCCCCGCATCTCGTGCTCATACAAACGCTTCACGGGTTCGAATCCAGGAGCCACGGTGCCCTGGACCCGACATTCTTTTCGAGTATTTTCGCTCATCGCCAATCTCCGATCCACCGAGAGCCCCGGTGCCATGGGTCTTAAGCAGATGAAGCGCTGGTGTTCCCCATCGAGAGCGGGTGCCACGGGCCGCAACATCTGGATTGGATTCCCGTCGGCACGGTGCAACGGGGCAGTCACACCCCGATCGATGATCTTTCGAACCGATTCCAAACGGAGTCGACTTCTCCCCGGCTGAGCCCAAACGCCGAGGCAATCGGATCCCTCCGTGATCGCTCGCCGATCACGAGCGTCAATCGTCCAAGAGACTCCGCGCCACTGCACGCAAGAACCGCGTTCCAACGCTAGAGGATCACGCTGCGGCAGGCCTCTGCTCAGCTGCCATGCGAGGTGCCGATTACTCGATCTTTTCGGTGCTCACCGGTCGAAAGTTGTCGTACGAACCTGACAGAGATCCCATAATTCCTCCGATGGCAGCTCATCCCATCGGAGGATTCGCTCCGATTCTGAAAACCAACAAGAGGTACGACATGTTTCGCTTCTCCTCATCGATCGCCGTTACATTTCTCTTTTTCCAGCCCGTCGTTGCTTCCGCGGTAACGCTCGTCAACACAACAAGCGGAGAACTCCGCATCACCGACGCTGCAGGCAAAACTTCGACACGAATCGATGCCGGCGGGCAGTTCGCGATTCCCCCCGCCTGGGGGGATGACCGTCACCTCTGGTTCGATCTCCACACCGACGCGGGGGGCGAGGTGTGCAGCGAGTTTCGTAATCGGTGGGGAACCATCAAGATGCCGGCCTTTTTCGTCGGCGTCTCGGTAACCGCCAATGGCGGCTGTGAAATTCTCGATACCGTTCCCGAGGCCGAAACGGATCCGCCTTCCAGCGACGATGACAGCGACAGCGATTCGGTATCGGATGATGACAGCGATACCGGCTCCGACGATGATGATTCGGCGACTCCGTCGTCTGATTTTCCTCCTCGAGGAAACGGTGCGTGGGTCTACGACGCACGCTTTCTCGATGGCCCGGCCGGCCAGCCGTACGGCCAAGCCGGCCTGTGGGTGGATACCTTGCGCGCCTACAACGAAACAGCGGCCGACGGAAGCGGCCTCGATCAGGTGTTTTCGTACGGCGGAGATCTCGAGATGGAGTGTCTTGGCTACGACGACTGCACGAGCTCGAAGATGCATGTGTACTACTACCCCCCGACCTCCGGTAATCCCTCGCGTTCCTTCGTGAGCGTCGGCAACAGCGGATTTCAAGCGACGCAGGCATACGCACGGGTCGCAAATGACGCGCTGGTGATCCCGGTATTTGACGGGCGCTTCGATGGCGATGGCTATCTGAAGCAATTTCACACTCTGAACGAGCAACAGGCGCGTACCTATGCCGACATCTTCGCACGCACCGTTTGCGCCGATCCCCGAATCGCTGGGGTCCAGCTCGATCTCGAGCCGTTCGATCTAGGCGTACCCGCCCAAGCCTACTTCTACGATCAGATCGCAAAGAATCTTGCGGGCAAGAACCAGGAAATCGAAGAGGTCCTCGGCTGCGTCAGTGAGCGCTTTCCCGACGGACGCTTTTTCTCGGTCTTCACCTTCGCCGGCTCCATCACTCCGCAGCTGGGCGAGATGTTCACGCGTTACGGCAATGGCTACCTCGTCCTCTCCCTGTACGATCTCGGCCCGGGAGGGGCCGGAGTCGCGAGTGATCCGCTCGCCTACGGCAGGCACGTAGCGAACGAACTCGATGCGGCGCGGAGAAATTCCAGCCTAGCGTCGAATGTACCCTTTCAACTCGCAATTCCTGCGGCCGCTTCGACCAAGGAGTTCGAATCCTACAACGGCAGGTTTTCGGGTTTCTCGCAGGTCGAGTACGTAGAGGCGGCTCTCGACGCCATCGACGCGTCGGGCGTCCGCGAGGACGAGCACTTCCTTGGAATGGCGCTCTGGGGCTTCAGCCGCTTCATGGCCTACCCACCGCACACCGCCAACACGTTCGAGCCGTCCTCGCCGCCCTCTGCCGTGCAGGCGGTACTGGCCGGTCGACTCTGAATCGAGGTTCGCCCGTCCTCTCGCCGGTCACCATTAGGCGCACACGCACGCGGCGCTTCGCCGCATGTCACCCTACGGTGACATTCCCGCGACGAAGTGTCGCGCCCCAACGACACATGGCGACGTTGCCGAAAGGCGAGATGCATTCCGACATGAATTCTTCTGAGCGAAACACGATCCCAGAGTCTTTTTCTTCTTGAAGAGAGCCCCGCGAAGAACGTCCAACCGGGCTGTCAGTCGACTCTCGTCAGAGACGAGCCCGCAGTACGGGCCGTCTTTCCCGCAAGGAGGAACCCGTATGAAATCAAATAGGCGATGGACACCCATGATGCTGACGGCTGCTTTGGCCGCCGCGGTGACTTTACCGGCCAATGCATTTGCGCATGGCTATCTTTCTTCCCCCGCCTCGCGGGCCCTGCTCTGTAAGGACGGGGTAAATCGCGACTGTGGTTCCGTTCAATACGAGCCGCAAAGCGTCGAAGGAGCGCAGGGGTTTCCGCTCGGCGGCCCGCCGGATGGATCGATTGCTAGTGCGGGTCTCTCGACGTTCTCGCCTCTCGACATTCAGACACCGACACGTTGGCACAAGCAGGACATCCGAAGCGGTCCGAACCTCTTCTCGTGGAGGTTTACCGCAAACCATGTCACGCGAGACTGGCGCTACTACATCACACAGGACGATTGGGATTGGGCGCAACCTCTTACGCGGGATGCGTTTGACCTGACCCCCTTCTGTGTCGTCGATGGAGGAATGGTCCGGCCGCCGATGACCGTCGAGCATGCCTGCACGGTACCTCCACGCGTGGGGAACCACGTCATCCTTGGAGTCTGGGACGTCGGCGATACGGCAGCCGCCTTCTATAACGTCATCGACGTCCAGTTCGGAGACGGCGCCGGTATGCTGCCCGACCCGGAGACCCCCTCGTTTCGGGAAGTCGGCACCATTGCACCCTCCACGGATCTTCGCCCGGGCGACATGGTGGCGACGCGTGCCTTCGACGGCTCCGGCGAGCGGGCCGATTTGGCGACCACGTTGACCATTGATACCGAGGCCGGCGGAGCCGCGGCCTCCTGGCCCCGATCCCTCGCCGCCCGGGTGAATATCGAACAGTCCGATCTTCGCGCGGGCGCGCCCGCCGAGGGCGGTGCGTTTCTGCCCGTCTTCGGCGCCAATACGATCCAGGCGCTAGAGTCGTCGGGAGTCACGCGGGTCGAGGTGCAGATCACGCAAGCGACTCCGGAGTTCGCGAGCCAGATCACGCTCGACCTTCCGGGCGAAGAGGTTGAACTGGCGGCCGGACGAGGCACGGTCGTATTCGACCTCACGGTCGTGGGTGACTTGAACGTGGTGACGACCCTGCACGACCACGCAGGAAATGCAGTCGCTCGTGACGAGTCCAGAATTTCCGACGAGACGAAGACCATCACCCTCGTGGTCGATGGGGCCCAGGCCGGTCACCATACGGTCGTGACCTACGGCACTTCACTCGAGGGCGCCGAAACGGTCCAGGAGACTGCCAACGTCTTCTTCGTCGATGTACCGGCACCGGTGGCACTCGAGGGATGCGGAGGAATCGACGGGGCAGAAGCGCCGGTGTGGGATGCCGCGACGGTCTACACGGCGCAGGATCCGGTTTGCCACGAAGGTCTTCTGTGGGCCGCCCGCTGGTGGACCCGCGGCGAGATCCCGGGTTCCGCGGATGTATGGGATCTCCAATCGGATGTGATCCGGCCCTGGAACGACGCCGTCGCGTACCAAGGGGGAGAGCAGGCCACGGTAGACGACCGCGTGTACGAAGCGCGCTGGTGGACGCGCGGCGATCGCCCGCAAGACGGCGGCGTCTGGACCGAGATCGTCACGGTCGCCCCGTGATCGGCCGCCGAATCCGCC of Candidatus Binatia bacterium contains these proteins:
- a CDS encoding serine hydrolase; this encodes MKRLYEHEMRGLAEENTQLCIYYRGERVVDLWASVWSDGRFTPDSIVNVFSSGKSLEAIAMASLVGRGLLDYEDKVVAHWPEFGANGKGDISVAEVLRHEGGLAALTTSLDAEDLLPERLKQNAVGEVIASQPLRFRAGGGSRREYHAVTRGWILNEIFRRADPGGRTMGEFLREEISDPLGADVIIGVDSSELGRISKVSPLGFGFEFLESLKPKSFGRGIKHDIFSLLGRVMRFLPSRFDSTTRGAPAPFRGMKEIAFFNETVVAMGETPSAAANCSARGLAKIAAMMSGGGRWEGREFLNEGAWEAMHGAPIEASMGFNQTNFTRGGVNLFRETSGNGKGLDRAFNAGREGFYGWMGLGGSIFQWHPRLDIGFSFVPTSLHVLDFFNERGKVYQAEALRCVERLRE
- a CDS encoding lytic polysaccharide monooxygenase, translated to MKSNRRWTPMMLTAALAAAVTLPANAFAHGYLSSPASRALLCKDGVNRDCGSVQYEPQSVEGAQGFPLGGPPDGSIASAGLSTFSPLDIQTPTRWHKQDIRSGPNLFSWRFTANHVTRDWRYYITQDDWDWAQPLTRDAFDLTPFCVVDGGMVRPPMTVEHACTVPPRVGNHVILGVWDVGDTAAAFYNVIDVQFGDGAGMLPDPETPSFREVGTIAPSTDLRPGDMVATRAFDGSGERADLATTLTIDTEAGGAAASWPRSLAARVNIEQSDLRAGAPAEGGAFLPVFGANTIQALESSGVTRVEVQITQATPEFASQITLDLPGEEVELAAGRGTVVFDLTVVGDLNVVTTLHDHAGNAVARDESRISDETKTITLVVDGAQAGHHTVVTYGTSLEGAETVQETANVFFVDVPAPVALEGCGGIDGAEAPVWDAATVYTAQDPVCHEGLLWAARWWTRGEIPGSADVWDLQSDVIRPWNDAVAYQGGEQATVDDRVYEARWWTRGDRPQDGGVWTEIVTVAP